The genomic interval GATATTCCTGGGAAAGGGATGGGGAGACCAGAGAGCAATATCAGTCACATTCATCGCGGGAGGGTCTCTGACTGCCTTCAACCTCCTTCAGCCCAGACCTCCCTGGACTTCCTCTTCCACTTTGGGATCCCCATGGAGGATGGACCCCACCCTGGGCTCTACCCCCTGACTCAACCAGTTGCAGGTACATCTAGCCCCACCCCTaacttgtgtgtatatatataattttttattgagttaCAACATTTAACAAGGTGCACTAAACTTAAGTGTACAGGCTAGGtggattttatatattaataaccaTCACTCAGCTCAAGCTATGGAACATTTCCAGCATCCCAGAACTTGCTGCTGGCCCTGCCCATCAGTACCCACTAGAGGTAACCCCATTGCCCCATCCACATGGCCCAGAGCTAACCACTATTCAAAGCCGTTCATGTTTTTCTCCCTGTCTCACGCCCATCTCtgttctcccctcctcccctctatCCAGGTCTCCAGACCCAGCTGCTGGTAGAAGTGACAGGGCTGGGCTCCAGAGGAGGCCCTGGAGGCCCTCTGCCGCACTTCTCCCATGTGGTCCTCCGAGGGGTCCCGCAGGGTGCTGAACTGGGCCAGGTGCCTCTGGAGCCCAGGGGACCCCCAGAACGAGGTCTCCTTGCTGCCTCGCTGCCGCCCACCCTTCTGTCCACCTCGGGACCCTTCTCCCTGGAGCTGGTTGGCCAGGACGGAGTGGGACGGGGCCTGCACCGGGTGGCCCCCCAGCCCTGTGCTGTAGTTCCGGTCCTGCTGGAGGTGAGAGGCTGCGGAAGGTGTGGCTGGGGCTGGAGGGAACTCGGCCTGCTCCTCCCCTGACCAGCCCTCCTCCGCAGCTCAGCGGTCCCCGGGGTTTCCTGGCACCAGGCACCACGGCCCCGCTTAGCCTCCGCATCGCCAGCTTTTCTGGCCCTCAGGATCTCCATCTTAGAACGTCTGCCAAACCCAGTTTCGCCCTCACCTCCAACCTCTCCAGGTGAAGTCCCTGAAACCTCCTGCTCCCTTCTGGTCCCATCTTTCTGTGCCTGGGCATGGGATCTGGTAGGTGCTCCTCTGGCCCTTTGGGATGGGAGCTCAGATTCCtcgctcccctccccacctccccttggCTCCCAGCTATTCAGAGCCTGTGGCTGAAGCCAGATGGTGGCATCCACTCCCCAGGGTTCACCTGGAACAGAACGAGTCCGCCTGGGGGCGCCTGTGGCTGGAGGTACCAGACACAGCCGCCTCCGACTCCGTGGTGATGGTGACGGTGACTGCAAAGAATGGAGAAGCCAGCACGATGCCCCCGACCCATGCCTTCCTCCGGCTCCTGGTGCAGGCCCCCGCCCCGCAGGTGAGTGCCCCCACTTTCCATTGCAGGAGAGGCAGGGTAAGGGGAGAGTGGTGCGGGATTAATCTGGGGGCAACCACCCTGACAGTCTCTAATTCTCCCCAGGACCAGCTCCCTGCTCCCGCCTACTCGACTGACCCGGTCCTCAACACCTCACGCCCTGCCTTCCATTTTTTCACCTCAGTCactcagggtggggctgggggcgggctGGTGGGCAACCCCTGGTGGACCACATTTGGGGTGATGCTGCTTCTGCTCGGCCTGGGCCCCTGGTGATGCAGCAGCCCCTGGAGGGAAGGGTCTCCAGCGCTGTGCACCATCTTGCCCACTGATGAGAAGACAGGAGGGGCCTCTACCTCTCCAGGTGGGATACAAGTTTTCCTTCTCATCCACTTGCCTTTTTTTCCAAGACTGGGATAGAGGGCAATGAATTTCCCACAATGCACTTTCCCTAACCCTTGTGGGGGTAGGGGAGAAAAAAACAGATTCATTTTTGGAGAaagttgctttctctttctctgcagcATCTTTACTCCACTACTTATTCATGCTCTCTCCCAAGCGCAGGTGGAAGGGAAGATATCTGGGACAGTAACTAAGACTGGAAGTGGGGAGGTGGGTTCCCCACCTCCTACCCAAAGTGTTATTTATAGAATTGCCTTTATTGACATTCTGGAGATGctcctattttatttttgaaattctggagaggcttctattttatttttgtatttaaaattgaaGGACAATGCCAATAAACATGTCTTCTCCCCAGAGAGATTTCAGAGAAAGATCACTTATGTACATTGTATCAGAAAGAGTAGGGGGGTTCTCAGgtgggtgctagtggtaaagaaccaatgcaggagacgtaagaagcatgggttctatcccgagtcaggaagattccctggagaagggcatggcaacccacgcaggtattcttgcctggagaatcccatgaacagaggagcctggtgggcttgcaaagggtcagacatgactgaagcaactgagcatgcatgcataggaAGAGTGAGAGCATGAAAtagcaaaaaagataaaatggaagTTTTCAGGAGCAGAGAAAAAACTTTACACCGGTATATTTGGATTTCAGTTGACCTGCCACCCAGAGCGATTTAGTTGTTGAGTCAGAATAAGGAGGCTAGGGGTTCTCTCAGTCTCATCAGCATGACTGAGGGGACCACAGGAACCTTTAGACACGGGTagggcccctccgtccatgggggcAGCCTGGCTGAGCCATCTCCCCTGTTGGCTGAATGCCTCCTTTCTGCTGCCTtgacatctcctggagaagaggagagagacagtCTGGACATCTGTGTTCCTCACCCCCACAGCCGGCTGGCCAGggctcctgccccacccccacccacctgtTGCCGCCACATGTCCTGTTTCCTTGGCCTTCCCTTCCAGTCCTGGGTGGTGCAGGAACTAGCTTTGTTTGGGGGATGTGGGAAGAACTGGGGGGAAATGCGATGTTTTGTTAGACCAGTGCTGACCCCAAGTCCCTTCTTCATCCCCATTTCCCAAAAGTCTAAACtaatattcattttgatatttggcaaaactaatacaattatgtaaagtttaaaaataaaataaaattagaaaaaaaaaaaaacaacaacaataaactcaCCTTCCCCTGAAGCAGATTCTGCAAGCAGATGTTCACTCTCTGAATCTGGGCTAACTGGGGGCCACGGGGCTCTGAGTGTAAATCTGTTAGAAAATTCTAGAGGAGGAATTGGAGGCAGACAACATAGTGAAACTTGAGCTCCATCTGCCACTCTTCTCCTGCCACTGCAGGCCATTCCTCTCCTCCATCCAGGCCCCTCAGTCCAGTTCCCTGCCAGGCAGGTGGGCAATTCCAGTATTCTCTGCTTCATCTCTGTAACAGTCCAGTTCTTCAGCCCCTCAAACGCCATAGTCCCCACTTCTCTATTCTTTATGGatcctccctgcccatcccagcTCATTCGAACAATCCAGGCCACTCCCCCAGCTCCACAGAGAGATTCAAATTGTGTCCCTCTGAATAGAATGCCAACCAGCCTTCTCTAGGCCCAACTATGAACACCGACCTAACACTTGGGGGCATCCTGTCGTTACAATGCTGCTTCCCATTCTTGATCCCTGTCCATTAACTCTTGCCTTTCCGGGATGGTGTCAGGCTGTGTCCACCCACCCCTGTaacccctgcccccccaccccttgGGTCAGCCCCATACCTCACCGAGGGCCCCCACGTGCAGCTGCTGTTGCTGAGCCTCCCTCAGACGGCCCTGATACCAGGCCTGGCTATGCTCCAGCAGCTCCAGCCCCTGCCAAAGGGCGTCCTGCTCCCGCTCCAGTGCCTGCATCCTCTGCAGCTGAAAAGGCAAGGAGCAAAGGCTGACTCACTCTATAGCAGGGTGATGGGCCATGCTTGGCTTCACTGTCTGGTCACTGACTGTGAGTCCAAACTGGCTACTGGGGACCTGCAGGGCGAGTGAAAGCAGGGGGCTGGAGCTGTGCGTCCTCAAAATTGACGGGGACTGTAGGAGACTAATCTAGGGAGATGGGCTTCCCCAGGATTTCCTGTGGGACTGATACTCACCCAGAGGAAGAAGCTCCGGGCCCCTGGGTCTTGGCGGCTTGTCTCCAGTGGCAGCAACAGAACCGTGTAGGGGGCTTGCACCAGGGGCCACCCACCGGGACCCTGGCTCCCCATGGCTCTGAGGTGGGAAGGGTGGAGCCACGCCCACTGGTGCAGGGCTGGGCCCTCCCTTTCCCCCAGCCTTGTACTGGTCCTGCCTAGTCTTTCAGCCTCTTAGAGCCCTTCCAGCTGGGTCTGTCTGAGGCCAGGGTGTTCCTActttgaaggaaaagaacatcTTGGGCTTCTGTCTTCTTCCTCATCTGTTTTCGTAGGGCCTGATGCAGTGGCTGATTCTCATAAAGTCCCCCTGGTAGAGCCCGAGGCCTCCCTCCAGCAGTGATACTGTATTTACGATGTGGCAAGGCAGGTTCCTCTGTAGACTTCTGCTTCCTGTTTCATCTCTTTCCTACTCGCTTCGCTTTGTTTTGGCTGGTCTGAGGAAACAACAACTTTCTCCAAAATAAGCTTTATTACTAACATTAAACAGAATTTCCAGGGAAACAGAGAACTCTGGGTCTGAGGGAGGTAAGgaaacaaggaggcctggcagccTTCAGGGGTTTGGAACCTGGAGGAGGGCCCAGGAAGGACTCTCAGAGGATGGTGGTAGCAGCAGGCAGCACCTCCTGACTCATGAAAATGTCCAGGTCCAGGctgggatcttccaaatccagtttCAGAAACTTATCTACTAATGTCTGGCAACTGAAGGGAGAGAAGAGTGaggtttgggggaggatggataaCAGAGTCCCTGAGCAGAGGGGAGAGGATGCAGTACAGGAAATCCAGGACCTTGAGAATTTAGGAGTTTCAGAAAGAAACTGTGAATCATTAAAGGGCAAAGAGGCTGGCTGAGTCCCTGGAAGGGGCAAAGGAGCTGCAGAACATGGACCCTGAGAACAAGCACCCTGGGCCTGCACTCActtttccatttgcttctccTTTAGCAGCTCCTTGACAGGTTTGATGGGCTTTCCACTGCGGATCAAGTCTGAAACCTGGGACCAAGGAGgaaggggtaggggtgggggtgggtaagagaaaagaaagtatggGTCAGAAATGCCATGGGCCCAGAAATCCGGACCCCTGAGAGAAGCAGGGACAGTGGGTGGGAGCCCTGATGGAGGCAGTTGCTCTTCGGGCCTTACCTGCTTGCCGCGAGCAATGAGTTTCTCAGGAAGCCCGGCCTGGGCAGCCGTGTGGGAGGCGTGGCTGGCACGGGCAACACCTTCACAAACTTGATAGAAGAAGACAAGGTCGTCCCCATCCTCACAGGTCTCCATGGTcttcaaagagaataaaagggGACAGTGTTCGTTCTGCTTCCTGCCCCAATACCCTTGGTCAGTCGCCGTTGAGAGTAAGAAACGGAAAGGGACACGGTCCCTGTTCTGATGCAGGAGCCAGTTCCCAGCTCCGGGAAATGCTCAGCTTCGGGGCCCCTGGGGAGCTGGGTAGGTCTCCTCACCAAGTACTGCACAAGCGGCCCCCGtggcagcagctgcagctgaACAAGGCTCAGAAAGTTGGTGGCCACAAAGACGTGGGGACACGTGGGTCCGAGTGCCAGCCAGTGTCGGATCACAGCAGCCAGCAGCGCGAGCCCATCCACCTGCGAGGGGCGCAGGGTAGCACAGAGTGAAGGTGTGGAGCCACAGGTGCCCCGTGCGCCCCCTCCTCCTGCCGGGCCTTCCCCCCTCATGCCCACACACCCCTATTCTTTTCCAGaggccctgccccaccctcctcctccttcgcCCTCCTTCATTTTCCTCTCCTCAGTTCCTCGTTAGCTTTTGCCCTTACCGTGTTGGTTCCCTTTCCGAATTCATCCACAAGGACCAGCGAGCGCTCGGTGGCATTGTTCACTGCTTTCGCCACCTGCTGGGCACCCGGTGGATAAGGGAGAGTTTCATAAACATTCGAGGCCTGGCACTGACCAGTGTGCCTGTGAGTAAAGATGCCTGAATACATGTACACCCTACTGAACTGCAAGTTCTTTAATGGCGAGACCCAAGTTTCGTTCATCCTTTCATTGACAACAGTGCCTCTCACAAAGCCAGGGACTGGCAAAGGTTCATGGTATTGATTCTCCTGGTTTCTGAACTGGGTGCTCCCTGCCCCTCACGTAAAGAACAGGCAGCAGAAGGAAATTTTTTCCTGTTCTGACCATTTTTCAGGGCTCGGGTTTCTTCCCCATTATCCCCTCCTCCAACCCTGCCTCCTCTTGACCTGGTTGAGGTCGATCATGAAGGTGGAAAGGCCAAGGGAGATGGATTCGCAGCTGTGAATTCGGGTGAAGATGGCATCTACTGCCCCGATTTCAGCTTCCTCTGCTGGCACAAAGCTGCCCACCAGGGCCATGAATGTGATCAAGCCTACCTGAATAAGGGAGGAGAGAGGTACAGTGCCCGGTGGTGTGGGCTGAGGTGAAGGTGAGGCTAGTCTCAGGAGAGAATGATAGATCAAGATAGAAGGACACAGTTTAACAACCCCTTCGGCCCACTTTAGAGTCAGTGAAAAGTGGCAGGGAGTTGGCAGAGGCATTCTGAGGAACAGCGTGTACCTCCTCAGAGGCGGGAGAGGAGGATTCAGGTCAGAGGATGGTCACTGGCACACAGCCCTCCTTCAGGTAGAGAATGAGAATGCAGCAGGGAGAGGGACAGCGGGGGTGAGTCTgttcatggcatgtggggtcaGAGCACAATGGGGAAGAGCGGTGGGGGCCTGGGGTGCCTGGGAGGCGGGGGATGGGGATGATGGAGGTGGCAGTGCGGGGGCTTGTCTACCTGTTTGAGGTAGATGCTCTTCCCTGAGGAGTTGGGTCCGGTGATGACTTTGACCCTCCCTGCGTCCCCCCCACACTCTGCAGAGTTGGGCACGAAGGTACGGGCACAGAGTTCCATCAGTGGATGCCTGCAGCCGATGCAAAGTTACCTTGCATGTGGCCGGCCTGTGGATCCAGAACATGGGGCCTTTGGGCCCCTCGTTGTCTATTCCTCCACCCATTTCTGTCCTCACCTGCCATTCTGGATTCGTACCCCAAGGAGCCGTGGGGAGTAACGGGGCCTTGAGTAGCCGTAGTCCCGAGCGGCACTGGCAAGAGCCAACAGGACGTCCAGGCGGGAGGCAAGGTCCAACACCCGGGTCAAGACGGCTGCCCGCGCCAGCACCTGGCATTGCAGCTGGTGCATCAGCAGGGTCTCCTGGtcttggggcaggggagggaaggagctgGTGTCAGCTCCAGGGGAGAGCAAAGGAGAGACAAAGAAGCCAGCAGATGAACCTAGAAACCATCTGAAATCCCAGAGACACTCAGAAAAggcagagtcagagagagagaaggaatagCAGGAAGGAAAGGAGCCTACTGGAATCACCTCCACACTGCCCAGCCCGCTCCAGCCACTCGCTTCTCCTCACCCCGGATGTCACAGTGCAGGTCCCCCAGCAGTGCGTCCAGCTCCTTGGTTCGAGCACTTCGATAGTGCAGCTTCTCCTCTGAGAGGAACTGGGTACAAGGGTTCAAAGCTACGGGCTTTGCATCTCTCCATCCTCATCTtctctcaccccaccccagccctggccttgatttctttctcctttgtctcaGAGCTGGTAAAGATACAACAATGAAAGAGGGATCCCACACTGGGCAGAGCTAACGGGGAAAGGCCCTCCCTCAGCTGCTGATTGCCTTTCCTTATCTCCCCCTACAGAGGTCAAGGGTCTCACCATGAAGTCCAGACCTTCAATCTCAAAGTCACTGGTCTCCACCATGGAAGGCAGGCGGGGAATAGAAAGAAGGAAGCCGATCTGGGGGAGAGTAAAGAAGAGATAAAGCAAGGAGTGATGCTCTGGGCACTTTCTTTAGAAGTAGCCAGAGTCCTCTGTGTCCCCCAAATGCTTCCCTCAGGGGCCTAAGCACCAAAGAGTGTTCACATTCTTCTGATTTCTCCAGGAGTTTTCTTATCTACCTGTGTCCTTCCTAAGCCTCATGTCTCCCTAATGCCCCCGGGGAGTGCaccacccctgcctcctgccctcaccAGAGGGATGTAGATGACACTGCATGAAGGAATCCGGGAGTCCAGATTCTCCAGCTCCTTCCGAGCCACCTCAGTGAGGAAACTGGGAAGTCCCATCAGTCTTCGTTTTTCTAAGAGCGTGGAAGACACGTGGATATCAAAAGTAAGGCTCCCACCCTGGTTGCGATGATCATCCCCACTTGCAGGGGTCACCTGCAGAGGACGGTACCCCATCACAGGGCAGGTTCATGTTTCTGAGCTCAGGGGCCCATCCGTACACCTAACACTCACTCTCATCAATTTCAGGATCTATGTTGGGGAGGACCGTGAAGCGATTTTCAGCAAGGCTGCCCTCGAAGTCCACCTGAGGAGACAAGAAATCCAGGTTCTTTCCATCCAGCACAATCTCGTCCTATTCCTCACCTCTACCTGGGCCCCAACTCGCCCTTTAGTCCTGGCTTTAACCCTGACCCTCCAGGCCTCAAGGCACACCCCTAATGTCTGCCATCCCATCTTCTGACCATCCAGCTGACCTCAGTGTGTCCCATGCATCCTCGTTTTCCACACCATATTCCCCAGAGCTCCCACCCATTGTTCTCCATTATTTAGATCCGTCTCTCTCCCCTAGTTTCCCAGGAGATCTTTCTCTTTCGTTCCACTCACCACTTTCCCAATGAGGCTGGCAATGTGGTGCAGGTCATCCGAGAACTCTTGGGCAATGTCGCGGAAGAGCTGAATGGACTGGGGCAGGGAGCGGCAGGCATCCCTCAGGCCCAGAGCACTGTACACTGTCTGTGggagaaatggacagaggagggtggcCCGTACCCAGGCCGGGCTGAGGCGGGGGGACAGGGCTGGATGGAGAAGAACAAAGACCAATAGGGAAAAACATAATAACAGAGACGGAGGAGCTctcaaaggcaaaaaagaaaccaagagaAAATAGCATCTGCAAAACTCTTCACCAGGCATCACACTAAGCACTGAGACTCTGAAGACAACAAAGACAGGAGGGTCCCTTGTCCCACAAGGGCTCTCAGTCTAGTGAGGAAGACAGAAATCTACCcagaagatttaaaaacaaagtggTAGGTGCTTTGACAGACATTTGTACAATGTCCCAAGAAAGAAGTTTgtacagaggaaggagaaagagaaatacggATATGAAAGGCAGAGAAGAAGTAAATAGGCAGTAGGGGCAATGCCAGCATTTGGGTGAGAGAGCACGAAGACAGGACGGGTGAGAGTCACTGAGAGTCACTTAATTCCCAGCGTGAAGGTCAGTGACCTGGGGTGGCTGCTCTAACCAGGGATTAGATTGAGTGCACAGACCCAATCCAAAGGACATTTACTGAACCTTACTCTGTGTCAAAGGACACATAGAGAATATAAATCAAAGGGCTTATAATCTATCCATGATGGAAACAAACAAGTAGCAAAACAATGGCTACTCACAAAAAAGCCTGAGCAAATTGTGGAACTAACTAAAATTACTAAGGAAGTTCACAGAATAAGActtacatggggcttccctggtggcttcgtggtaaagaatgctcctgccaatgcagtagacacaggatTGATTCCTCGtctaggaagatctcacatgccttggagcaactaagcccaagtaaCTGAGCCTGTGCCAGtgcacaactattgagtctgtgctctaaaaCCTgggagaggcttcccaggtggcagagtggtaaagaatccacctgcagtgcaggagatgtgggagatgtggatttgatccctgagtcgggaagatgccctggaggaagaaatggcaacccattccagtattcttgcctggagaatcccataggcagaggagcctggtgggctatagtccatgagggttCGAAGagctgcacatgactgagcacgcgtgcacgcactagagcctgggaaccgcaactactgaagcctgcgcatCCTAGGCCCGtgctccccagcaagagaagcctctgcaatgagaagcctgcacaacaactagagaggagcccccacacACCGCAGCTCAAGAAAAGCCTgtacagcaaagaagacccagcacagccacaaataaataaataattttaaaagccattACATTTAAGAGACAAATATAAATCTAAACGAGATAAttgacaataataaaatattcatttttaggtAAGATAGTGCGattgttctctttaaaaaaataattttcttttagaaatcatattgaaatatttatggGTGAAGTGATGTGATGGCTGGgaattgcttcaaaataatccaagaaaaggaaagtaaGAGAAGAGATATGTGAAACAAGATTTGCATAAGTCAAAGTGTTAAAGCTACAGGGTGGGTACATGAGGGTTCATTATATTATTCTCTTGAAAATTTTTTTGACAATTTCCACactacaaagttttttttttttttttttttttttaaggtgttggGATAAAGTTGGACATGGGGACAAGAGTAAAGAAGGTTTGGGACACATGCTGGGGGCTTAACCTGGATTTCTAGGTTCAAGGGAGGTCTTAccttgtaaagaacctgccagtcaCTGACCTTGGTGTGGGACAACGTCATGCGTTTAAGAATCAGCTACAGTCGGACAAGGAGACAGTTGCTGGTTTCCTTCTCCCACTCTAATGGCCCTCAAGATGCCTACCACTCCTCagcctccttccccacctccctgccccccaacccGGGCTCACAGGCACGTTCTTGATGTGACCCAGCAATCGGTGTAGCATCTGAGCCATGTCCAGATTCTGGGGTAACAGGAAAAACTGAATGACATCCAGACGGGAATTCAGTTCCCCCAGGTCCTGGGTTGGACGTGTGAACCACAGCCTGGAAGTGAGGGTTGGAGTGGGGAGACCAGGAATTACATCTGTTCTCATCAGTGTCTTGATCTCAACTTGGGAAAATGTGCCTTTGGAGGGCCCTGGGGGATGGTGGCAATGTGTATTGGTACACATTGTAAATACAGTGTCATATCTATGCAAGTGTGTTTACTCACACCTACTGAAAATCTCTGGATGTGAGCACGACCTGACTGTGTATCTCGGTTGTGATGATATGACCATGTGTCATTCCCTGTGGATAAGTGATGGagcttttcaatatttttagagGGAGAGCAGAGTGTTGAGGCATTTGAATTCCAACACTCTAGCTCTATCTGCAGCTGAGAaggagtgagtcagaaagagtttGCACATCCATATTTAGCTGTGAAATAGCAGACATTCGTCTTTTCATGTCCTTCCTATGAAAGTATGTAACTGTTCCATGTAGAATGATAAGTCCTCAGTTCATAAGTCCTCAAGGTCATGACTGCAGGGAAGAAAGTATTGGGTAGAGGTACTTAAAGAGCTTCACAACATTGTCTTGTTTTTAAACTGACTAGTGGAAACACAGAggtttatattattattactaccttTTATGTGGAGGTATTTCCTGACAAATTGAATTATTATACAGAAATAAATGTCTCATCTGTGTTTCTTTAATTCAGGGAGGGTATCCCTATCTCTCTATGGCCATGAAGAGTAGTGAGACGCTATAATGACCTGGGAGGCCACGGATTCCTTCCTGCATTAGAGCAAGCCGTTAGGCATACTATTTTGTGTAAGAGCCAACCTGTGGAGACACTGGGGCCTAAGGATGTATATCTCACACTGAGTCTATGGCCACTTATTCTTGGTTAGAAAACCCTAGGTTAGAATGAAATGGAGGACTCATTTGGATTCGAGAGTGGGTTTCAGGCAACTCTGGTTCCTGGGCACAGGGGAGCAGAGGTGCCTGAGGCAGTGTAGGCCAGTCTGTGAATACCCTCCCTACATGGGCTCACCAGACAGGCTTCCTTATAAAACACCTGAGTGTCTCTGACTTATGTACTTCAAGTGCCTGGAGGTCTTGGTCAAGTCAGGCTCAAGTCAGTTGAGGAGATGAGGCTCTTAGAAGATAAGCAAATTGTCCAGTCATGCCCCTAGTAAGAAGGACAGCTGGATTTCAAAATTAGATCTCCAGACTGCTTGGACATCACTCTTCAGAGCATACTGTGACAgtcacattccaggttccttgcCTGGCTTTAGATCAGCTGGGCCCTTAGCTGATCATCAGGTTGTGAGTCTATGCCCTGTGGGGGTCCTATCTAGGGAATCTGCACTCTCCCTCACTTTTGATTCAGTTCTCTTCTCTTCTGagaattcctttcctttcatcCCTCATTGAGATTAGAGATCTGGACCAGAAGAACTAGACAATATAGGGGTAATTAAATTACCTCACCAATTATCTGGAGATGACTTCATAGATAATCCTAAATTAACCTCCAAGATATAGAGTGCAGGGCAGGTGGCATGGGAAAAGGATTGTGTACCTGCAGGCTAGCAAAGGTTTCCTAACTTTTCAGAGATGATGTAACCAGTGTGCTTGCATCCTACTTCATAGAGGGTTATGTGCTGAGGTAACAAGAATGTGCCATGGCATAGCATTCACTCACTTGCATAGAGGGCAAGTAGATTCACTAAGTGCTAATTCCAACCTGATGTGATAGtgcaattaaaaaacataaataaccACTATGTGATCACACAGCAAGATGCGTGCCAACACACTCAGAGGTGCCTGTGAAAGCTTCACCAAAAAGGTGATAGTTGGGTTGCACCTTGAAGAGGATGTAAGATTCTGatcagtggagaacagaggaaagACTTTCTAAAGGGAACAGCATAAATGTAGACTGGagggggaattctctggtggtctagtggttaagactccacattttcactgtgagggcccaggttcatccttggtctgggaactaagattctaagTCTTGTggccaaacagcaacaacaacaaaaaataaccaTACACTTGAAGAGataagccttgaaattaaaattgaGGAACCCTCAGCATTGTACTGCTAAAGATGAAAATCTTCATCCTGTAGGTAATGAGGGAGCCTCCTAagatttgtcttttgtttttacttaaaaggtttaaaaaataggGGAGTGACATGTTCAGATCTCTGTTTTGGAATGACAGTTATTTTAGAATGAAGAATAGATTGGGGAAAAGAAGAGTTTAGAGGCAGAGACACCAATTTGAAGGTGAATGCAATGCTCCAGGTTAAAGATGAAGATATTAGAATTAGAacagaggaaagagggagaaggggatggccaGGAGACACATTTTAGGATAGAATCAATAGGTCTTAGGGAATAACTGAATATGAGGGGTGAGGGAGAAGCATCAATCCAAGGTTCAGAGCTTGAAAAGCTATATTGCCAGCAACTCCACTAAGCAGAAAAGGGAATGCAGAAAGTAGGAACAGGGCCAGTGGGCATAGGTTTGGACGCTCTGGGTTTGAGCTTCCTGTGGAAATCGCAGGTGGTAATGATAGGCAAAAGAGTATTCCACATGTGGAGCTCAGAACTAGAGATACTCATTTGAAAGTCATAGAGAACAGCTCACACCTGAAGTGTGCTTCTAGCCATTAAAGATATTACCATGTGCACACTGCTGTCTTGTGGTTGTGTTTCTGCTGCGAGTACGTGTGAAAGTCCGAGTGTCATCAATGGCTTTGTATGTATCTGTGATGACAATGTAAAACGAGAGTAACACACCACATGGGGTCGTTGTAAGGACTAAAGGCATTTAGCCAGCATTTGGGAAAGGGCAGCTGTTTTCATTCCTGTTAAGGGTGGTGTGTTTGAGGCTATAGGCGGCA from Bos indicus isolate NIAB-ARS_2022 breed Sahiwal x Tharparkar chromosome 23, NIAB-ARS_B.indTharparkar_mat_pri_1.0, whole genome shotgun sequence carries:
- the MSH5 gene encoding mutS protein homolog 5 isoform X4, which gives rise to MASVAATPTRTPNGPGPGEASASFPTVASDPGPREPEEEGEEEPAEIHLCVLWNSGYLGIAYYDTSDSTIHFMPDAPDHESLKLLQRVLDEIDPRSVVTSAKQDENMTRFLGKLASQEHREPKRPEIIFLPSVDFGLEISKQRLLSGNYSFLPDSMTTTEKILFLSSIIPFDCLLMVRALGGLLKFLGRRRIGVELEDYNVSVPILGFKKFVLTNLVSIDQDTYSVLQIFKSESHPSVYKVASGLKEGLSLFGILNRCRCKWGEKLLRLWFTRPTQDLGELNSRLDVIQFFLLPQNLDMAQMLHRLLGHIKNVPLILKRMTLSHTKVSDWQVLYKTVYSALGLRDACRSLPQSIQLFRDIAQEFSDDLHHIASLIGKVVDFEGSLAENRFTVLPNIDPEIDEKKRRLMGLPSFLTEVARKELENLDSRIPSCSVIYIPLIGFLLSIPRLPSMVETSDFEIEGLDFMFLSEEKLHYRSARTKELDALLGDLHCDIRGDPADAPAAMPGAGAGSRLDPGVGPCLPPGRPVGSCQCRSGLRLLKAPLLPTAPWGTNPEWQQVAKAVNNATERSLVLVDEFGKGTNTVDGLALLAAVIRHWLALGPTCPHVFVATNFLSLVQLQLLPRGPLVQYLTMETCEDGDDLVFFYQVCEGVARASHASHTAAQAGLPEKLIARGKQVSDLIRSGKPIKPVKELLKEKQMENCQTLVDKFLKLDLEDPSLDLDIFMSQEVLPAATTIL